Part of the Ctenopharyngodon idella isolate HZGC_01 chromosome 24, HZGC01, whole genome shotgun sequence genome, GTGATGTGGGATATCAACAGCTATGATCAGTGGGGGTGAgtccaattcaaaatattttgcaaCTTAAATTTAGGTCCAGTTCATTCAATAAAAATTGATAGATACCACAAATTAGCCAATTAGGGCTCTTGAAGATGTGTAGGATGGGACTTTATtcatgaggggaaaaaaaatccattggTTTGTGAAATTTTGCCGCTCTTTACCAGAATGAAGCAATTAGATTAGAGGAGCCAAAAAAGAATTGAGCTTGGAAAGTCATTAGCAATTTATTACATTATGctgtgaattatttaaaaagactTTCAGAGAGTTTCGGGCATCTGTACATTTATAGagaatgatacattttttctgtcCCATCAGAGTGGAGCTCGGCAAGCAACTCGCCAAGAAGATCGAGCCTGAGCTGCAGGACGACGCAGAGGTTCATTCCCACGACTCTTCCACCAATGGACTCATCAGCTTCTTCAAGAAGAACCGCTCTTAAATGTTTCCTGACTCCTCGGCTTTAACCCCACCTCTGCTGCCCCCTCATCCAATGAGATTAGTGAATTATGTTTTAACGCTTGGCATAGTTCAGATGGTAAGCCTAGACAAGGAGGATGAGCACTTTATGTCTGTCATTATCTATAAGCCATGAGATTGTGTGTTGTGTAAGATTTGACTGTATTCATGTATCTGTGGACCAGTATGAGACGACTGTATCCGTATGCACTGCACATACTAGATGGATTTCATCTTCTCCTTTGGACCAGCGAACcacaataaatgtattatttgacACTTTCCCTGGtggtttattatttttgttcagCAAAATGTATTCAGTGATGACCAATTAAGTGTCCATTACATGAACCTGCATATATTCCAGATCCAGAACTGGCACCTATAGAATTGTTTTCGTAAGCTGttttagggtacatttacatgacaatggtgtactaaaaacggaaacgttttttcctttgttttttccGTTTACAgacgacaatgttgtcaaaaggATCCCCATTTACACAGATCCGCAGAGAATGActgaaaatgctgtattctgctgtcaggccagtaggtggcgatgtcactttgttaAAGAAACATTACGTGCCTATTAGGGGTGGTAGAAAAAAatcgatgcatcgcgattctctctgaAACGATTCTgaattgattctgagcttagtttttattcaGATGCACGATGACGCCgagtgtgctttagaaacaccgtattctgcttgcttccaattcctcacACAAATACACCACTCAAACCTTCcataaaataatctttcataaaGTTCGGAAAGATTGAAGCAAATTACAAGGACATTCGCGGGCTTCACTGCACAGGATGCGTTGTGAGAGACGCTCGCTtgttaaggctgatttatacttatGCGTCGGACCTACGCCGGAGCCTCTGCGCCGTAAGCATTGTGTCTGTTTTCATGTATACTTCTGCGTAGTTGTCCGCGTCGaagccgaagaagaagcagcttgtcatgtacgttgtcagagaagcttacaaataggtaacgacttttgttgcagtttgactgaatgtgtcccctgaaacagtgttttttcattcatatggaagttgaaaacgcGCCAGtttttttgacctgagggaggggttctagcagaccaataaCCGATTGCGGTCCGCGTAGAATTgacgcgttgttacatttttgaagaggtgcacgtcaggctacgTCGTAGGCTACGCGTGCTATACACAGCCTACGCCGTACACTCGACGCAGAATCAGCCTTTAGTTACACATGCAGTGCGCAGTCTCGACTCTCtgtattttccttacaaatgctctacGAAGGCATCATTTATGTCGTTTGGACTGCAGTggacttatatatttaaaatatgaaactcaCTAACAGAAGACTGCTGTCAATTTCAAATGCTCACGCGCGCTTTGTTTGTGAAGAGTGCTCGCGCAATGGCCTTTTCAGACAGGACGCGGAATAGAGGGTATGGATCTATGGCAAGCCAAAAGGGTCAGAATTACGCTATAGATTAATCGCGTTTACAGTCAAACGCAGTCAAATACAACGTTTTAAACAGGTATTTGCACCGCAAAATACAGCGTTGTGATTACAAACGCCGTAAAAAAACGTGAAAATACGTCAATGGCGCCGTATTTAACAGCGTTTTAGTGTGCATGAAAAGCACTACTTTTTACGCCGTTCATCTTGCCATATGATGCCATAAAAAACACCGTTTTGGTTGCACAGAGCGCGCGTCTTTTACAGCGTTTTGCTTATAGTATAATGAGTCACGCCCACTGATTCCACAGCCAGTAGGTTTGAACGGTTTTCACCCAATCAATGGTAAACTGAGACAGACCAGACCAATTCAGCACGGATCATTTTAGCCAAAGGAGTGCCTATGAATTGATAGGATATATTTATGTACAATAGCCTATAACTTGTTGAATATTTTCATCTCTActaacattaaacatattaattaaagATCGCACCTCTTTATCATACTTTAATGTAGCCTAATTGCTAAGATTTCATGTTCAGCAATTACCTACCCCATTCTATGTATTCAACTTATTACCCAGATACTTTTCACATTAGTAAATAACTGAACACTAGCTTTGAGTAATATTTCCAAAACGTGAAAATCCGGTGGCTCGCCGGCATTATTTGGTAATGTTACGCCAAAACAATGcgtaaaatgcattttgtttttatgctcCATGACTTCTCCTGCCATCTGGCCCAATTTGACATCAGTCCTTGTTATGGAACCTTATCTATATCAAACATGTTACTTAAAAAGCTCAATGAGTTGAAGAGAGAAATTTCTCCCTGAATTAGCAAACCTGCTAACATTGCAGCTACTGTATACAAACTACGCTAATGCATGTTTGCATTCTTAGGTTttaggagtgtgtgtgtttaccttGGCATGTGTTGTCAAGTAGGATGGTTTGACATAATTTTTCGATCCTGGAATGGTGTTCCTATCAACCAATCAGACTTGGGAATTGCTGGAATTTGCAATTGATTATGCTAGCAATCAATAATTTCCCTGTAATTTGATGTGAAGTAACTGAGTAAAGATCATAAATGGAGTTATTTTTGTTTCGCAGGAATGTTGCTCCGGACAAAAGATACTGAGCTataaacgtctcaggttacttcaaaaaaacatacagtataatgcATTACCAAATCAATCTAGATGAATttgtacaaaatgtatttagaatTACATAAACAGGATACTAAAGCTGGTTGTgaaattagatccaaatgtttCTTTATATGTCAGGCCAGAAGACCTTTGAGCCAAGTATAGTTTCGCAATTCATCAGTAAATGCATCCAGTTATGTTGTTAAAAGCACATATTAAATTCTGTCACatgtattatgttattttaaagtttcCGTTTGTTTCCATGTAAGTTTCTTGAGACGAAAGATGAACTTCTGTGTAGTGTTACATAATACAATGATAGAATTCACCTCTAGTGACACCACTCTACAGCACGTTTAGACATGCCTAAATATACAACATATGCTATGCACTGGTTGAGGGGCGTGATTAATTTCTATGTGCAGTAAAGCATAAACCTGAAGATTTACAAGATTCACACACTCATCAAACCAGCTGAGCACAATAGACAGGTTGTAATCTCACAGGCGCCCTTCTAGATCTCCTGATAGCATTGGCTGCTTCACTCCTGTGTGCTGTGTAGAAATGGAGGAAATTGTAGAAGGCTGCCTGGGCTTTCTATACGATCTACTCATGGTAATATGTGTTGGGCAACTGCTTCTGCGTGTTGCTCAAGGCCAGTCAGTGAGGTGGTTGGTGCTGTTTGTGGTTTCCGGAGTGATGTTGAGCTGTTTCGTCCATTCAAGTGTTCTTAAAGTGGGGCTTGTGAGTGTGCTGTGTAGTGTGATCTACTATGTAGGGAGAGAAGAGGTAATGTTGCCTACCCTGGACAAGGCGGTACTGATCACAGGTAAGACACCATCCTGTTTGCTCTCAAATTCTGTTTATGtacatttgtatatataatGAAGGTCAGCATATATTAATGTATTCACAGTATAGTGTAGTAGGGTATCCCTTATGAAACCCTTCGAGAAcaaggtcatatttcaccaccAAATCAAATGTTagaaataagaaactaaaacttgCACTAAGAAATTGAGACTGTTTTTAGGACCATTGTGATTTTTTGCATTTGTGACAttgtttttatgacaattaagcacatttcctCCCATATTCTCATTTTTGTAGtaaaacaatacagtaaaataaataaataaatctcattCTCATAATGTATCTAGATTTacttatgtatatatatatgtaacattactgtaatgctgTAGCTCattttcattactgtaatttgaaaagaatgtttattttgaatttaattttaaaaacatctacaCATCATTATTTCAATTTACATCAGTAAAATCAATTAAATGATACTgtaatatagtaaaaaaaatgtgatttttgccATACAGTATTGAGAATTTAGGGGTAAATGttcttaattgtcatgaaaatatgtCTGACAATGTCTTTTCATCCCTTTAAAATTTGGGatgaaatgtaaacatttaaccTAGTAGGAAACAGTTTTTGTCTGATGTCCTAGTGAACTTTGCACTTTGAACTTAACTTCACTGGTTCCCATAAGACCATAAATCACTGCTGCATTCTTGTGATGTCACTTAACATAgattaaaatgataaacataCATGAATTGCCGCATGATTATGTGGCAGCTAACCACTATTACCCACAATGCAATGGAATATTGGAATGCTGGTGTGATTGTGTAAGGAATTGAGATTGTGTATGTTGCATAGGTTGTGATTCGGGTTTTGGTCATGATCTGGCCAGGTTTTTGGACAGTGCTGGGATGAAGGTGTTTGCAGGGGTTCTGGATGAACTCAGTCCTGGAGCTCTGAAGCTGAAG contains:
- the hsd17b2 gene encoding estradiol 17-beta-dehydrogenase 2 isoform X3 codes for the protein MEEIVEGCLGFLYDLLMVICVGQLLLRVAQGQSVRWLVLFVVSGVMLSCFVHSSVLKVGLVSVLCSVIYYVGREEVMLPTLDKAVLITGCDSGFGHDLARFLDSAGMKVFAGVLDELSPGALKLKKAASPNLTVLQLDVTNSSQITQAHQYIRSQTGKAVWR